The proteins below are encoded in one region of Cystobacter ferrugineus:
- a CDS encoding aminotransferase class V-fold PLP-dependent enzyme, with protein sequence MTQPWTLEDLVKDARGRVTEIAAEELHHGTSRQEMVLLDVREAEETAGGTLEGAVHLPRGLLELRVQEHVARRDTPVVVYCGGGNRSALAADVLLKMGYTRVRSLAGGFERWRRLGLPITGGAGVRPPPGKKLGWDEVRREFAIVARCVPVLGEGERALVYMDHAASTHAPSSVLGAYTEFVAREYANIHRGTHHLSRKATERFEECYGIIARHVGAELQRGTICFTSNTTQAIDLCAHVLAERPGLVVTTEMEHHSNELPHRRRGPTLRARVTDEGELDLGHLEELLRGNRVKLVAVTAGSNVTGVMPDLRRVARLAHEHGALVLVDAAQALARMPIDVRDLDDPEHIDFLAGAGHKAYAPFGAGFLYGPRALLSEVPPYIPGGGTASRVTASGAEYLPAPDRHHGGTPNIAGVVGMARALAFLQAIGMEEVREHEVRLTERMLRGLRELGGITLYGPPDAHKRLGVATFNVDGVSDLLTAAVLSEEGAIAVRNGRFCSHLYMDKLLAARAKAAGGEVPTGAVRASVGLYNDESDVDRLLEYVRRVRDRQWRGRYQVKGDVVSAEFAGRCADQWMEATKD encoded by the coding sequence ATGACACAGCCCTGGACACTCGAGGATCTCGTCAAGGACGCGCGCGGCCGCGTGACGGAGATCGCCGCCGAGGAACTGCACCACGGCACGTCCCGCCAGGAGATGGTCCTGCTGGACGTGCGCGAGGCGGAGGAGACGGCGGGGGGCACGCTGGAGGGCGCGGTGCACCTGCCGCGGGGCCTGCTGGAGCTGCGGGTGCAGGAGCACGTGGCGCGGCGCGACACGCCGGTGGTCGTCTACTGCGGCGGGGGCAACCGCTCGGCGCTGGCGGCGGACGTGCTCCTGAAGATGGGCTACACGCGGGTGCGCAGCCTGGCGGGCGGCTTCGAGCGCTGGCGGCGGCTGGGCCTGCCCATCACCGGGGGCGCCGGGGTGCGGCCGCCGCCGGGGAAGAAGCTCGGCTGGGACGAGGTGCGGCGCGAGTTCGCCATCGTGGCGCGGTGCGTGCCGGTGCTCGGCGAGGGGGAGCGAGCGCTCGTGTACATGGACCACGCGGCGAGCACCCACGCGCCCTCGTCGGTGCTCGGGGCGTACACCGAGTTCGTGGCGCGCGAGTACGCCAACATCCACCGGGGCACGCACCACCTGTCGCGCAAGGCCACCGAGCGCTTCGAGGAGTGCTACGGCATCATCGCGCGCCACGTGGGCGCCGAGTTGCAGCGGGGCACCATCTGCTTCACGAGCAACACCACGCAGGCCATTGATTTGTGCGCGCACGTCCTGGCGGAGCGGCCGGGCCTGGTCGTCACCACGGAGATGGAGCACCACTCCAACGAGCTGCCCCACCGCCGGAGGGGACCCACGCTGCGCGCCCGGGTGACGGACGAGGGCGAGCTGGACCTGGGGCACCTGGAGGAGCTGCTGCGCGGCAACCGGGTGAAGCTGGTGGCGGTGACGGCGGGCTCCAACGTGACCGGGGTGATGCCGGACCTGCGCCGGGTGGCGCGCCTGGCGCACGAGCACGGCGCGCTGGTGCTGGTGGACGCGGCCCAGGCGCTCGCGCGCATGCCCATCGACGTGCGCGACCTGGATGATCCCGAGCACATCGACTTCCTGGCGGGCGCGGGGCACAAGGCCTATGCGCCGTTCGGGGCGGGCTTCCTGTATGGACCGCGCGCGCTGCTGAGCGAGGTGCCGCCGTACATTCCGGGGGGAGGCACGGCCTCGCGGGTGACGGCGAGCGGCGCCGAGTACCTTCCCGCGCCGGACCGGCACCACGGAGGGACGCCCAACATCGCGGGCGTGGTGGGCATGGCGCGAGCGCTCGCCTTCCTGCAAGCCATTGGAATGGAGGAGGTGCGGGAGCACGAGGTGCGGCTGACGGAGCGCATGCTCCGGGGGCTGCGGGAGCTGGGCGGCATCACGCTGTACGGGCCGCCGGATGCGCACAAGCGCCTGGGGGTGGCGACCTTCAACGTGGACGGGGTGTCGGACCTGCTGACGGCGGCGGTGCTGTCCGAGGAGGGAGCGATCGCGGTGCGCAATGGGCGCTTCTGCTCGCACCTGTACATGGACAAGCTGCTCGCGGCGCGGGCGAAGGCGGCGGGCGGGGAGGTACCCACGGGCGCGGTGCGCGCGAGCGTGGGCCTGTACAACGACGAGAGCGACGTGGACCGGCTCTTGGAGTACGTGCGGCGGGTGAGGGACCGGCAGTGGCGCGGGCGCTACCAGGTGAAGGGGGACGTGGTGAGCGCCGAGTTCGCCGGCCGGTGCGCGGACCAGTGGATGGAGGCCACGAAGGACTGA